Genomic DNA from Chloroflexota bacterium:
AGCGCGCCCTCCACGCATGCCTCATTGCCCTGCATCAGTCGCGCTGCCATCCGTCTCCTCCTCCACTTCGGTTACCACGATAGCCAGGTCGGGGCAGTGTACGTCGCACCAGTGGCACGCCGTACACTGATCCTCGTGCGCCACCACGGGCCTGCCGTCCTCGTCCATCTCGTACACGTGCTGCGGGCAGAACGCGATGCAGATGCCGCACCCTTTGCACCAGTTGTCAAACACGTGAACGTGCCCGCGGCGCCGCTTCTTCCGCCCCGCAGGTGCCGTCGCCACCGCCTGGGGGCCTTCCTGTTCTTCCGACGCCATGTCATCCTCCTGTTGTGCCGCAAAGTACAATCGCCACGGCTATTTTATGAGTTTGGGCGCTGGCGTCAAAGATGGCACGCCAGACGCCGGAACTGCCCGCTGTGAGCCTTGTCGCGCCACTGCGAATTGCGCACATGCCCATCGCGGCCTATAATGGGCGCAGGCCGGTCGCCCCAGGGCGGCGGCGACGCACGGCCCAGCCTGCACAGGAGGCTCCACCCATGGCCGAAGCCCGCGAAGGCGACGTGGTGCTCTTCATCGCCAAAGACCGCAAACGCTATCTGGTGCGCCTGTCCCAAGACGGCGCGCTTCACACCAAGCACGGCGTCATCGCCCACGCCGAAATCATCGGCCGTCCGCTTGGCCGCAAGGTGTTGACCCACCTCGGCGTACCCTTCCTGGTGCTGGAACCCTCCACCGAAGACCTCATCCTGGAACTCAAGCGGGCGACGCAGATCATGTTCCCGAAGGACATCGGCTACACGCTCATGAAACTGGGCGTGCAAGCGGGCAGCCGCGTGGTGGAGGCGGGCACGGGCAGTGGGGGGCTGACCCTGGCGCTGGCGCGGGCGGTGGGGCCTCAAGGACGCATCTACTCCTACGAGTCCAACCCCCAGGCCCTGGCCCTGGCCCGCAAGAACCTGGAATCGCTCGGGCTGCTGGACCGCGTGGAACTCAAGGAGCGCGACATTGCCGAAGGCTTTGACGAGACCGATGTGGATGCGCTTTTTCTGGACGTGCGCCACCCCTGGGAGTACCTGTCGCAGGCGCGGGCCGCCCTGAAGCAGGGCGGGTTCTTCGGAGCCATCGTCC
This window encodes:
- a CDS encoding 4Fe-4S binding protein; this encodes MASEEQEGPQAVATAPAGRKKRRRGHVHVFDNWCKGCGICIAFCPQHVYEMDEDGRPVVAHEDQCTACHWCDVHCPDLAIVVTEVEEETDGSATDAGQ
- a CDS encoding tRNA (adenine-N1)-methyltransferase → MARQTPELPAVSLVAPLRIAHMPIAAYNGRRPVAPGRRRRTAQPAQEAPPMAEAREGDVVLFIAKDRKRYLVRLSQDGALHTKHGVIAHAEIIGRPLGRKVLTHLGVPFLVLEPSTEDLILELKRATQIMFPKDIGYTLMKLGVQAGSRVVEAGTGSGGLTLALARAVGPQGRIYSYESNPQALALARKNLESLGLLDRVELKERDIAEGFDETDVDALFLDVRHPWEYLSQARAALKQGGFFGAIVPTTNQVAQLLEGLAQFAFANVQVEELLVREYKTLPGRLRPMDRMIAHTGYLVFARPVESPFGQVIGHGAGKIVWPPDDSDAADSEEE